In Phaseolus vulgaris cultivar G19833 chromosome 10, P. vulgaris v2.0, whole genome shotgun sequence, a single genomic region encodes these proteins:
- the LOC137818760 gene encoding uncharacterized protein isoform X1, which yields MSMTQFAMVEELAFLVKDNLPCKHLVLTMEEVLVNFLQDDHTSSDGILELEPMNSYNRLLLHRLAEIFGFAHESVGEGEDRHLILERCPDTSIPPILVSDILWKYDDEPQSLVTSHQILRRSEASPVSQTNKASFSKSLEERKAAYLIARERIFSVKLEEVKEPGEQKPRSVPVVAQRMIAHALGQRIHTKNQNGLATDSIKDRGLKDELNAQDKNSEVSNLTKDSEEFLHLRRNSNSRIRNTSSSNASSYNKRNDQTPVDKELPLFSQDRKQGQSVNKDYMKMEHLGAAKRMFAHALGVQSGKDGSVPRRSEEIKKN from the exons ATGAGTATGACCCAATTCGCCATG GTTGAGGAGTTGGCTTTTCTTGTCAAGGACAATCTTCCTTGCAAGCATCTAGTTCTCACAATGGAAGAGGTCTTGGTTAACTTTCTTCAGGATGATCACACTAG TTCAGATGGGATCTTGGAATTGGAGCCAATGAACTCTTACAATCGTCTTCTCTTGCATCGCCTTGCTGAAATATTTGG GTTTGCACATGAATCTGTTGGTGAAGGAGAGGACCGTCATTTGATTCTGGAGAGATGTCCAGATACGTCCAT ACCTCCAATCCTTGTTAGTGATATCCTATGGAAGTATGATGATGAACCTCAATCTTTGGTTACTTCCCACCAAATATTAAGGAGAAGCGAAGCCTCTCCAG TCTCGCAGACAAACAAGGCGTCCTTTTCAAAGTCATTGGAGGAGAGAAAAGCAGCTTACTTAATTGCTCGTGAGCGAATTTTCTCTGTGAAGTTGGAAGAGGTGAAAGAGCCTGGTGAACAAAAGCCTCGGAGTGTGCCTGTGGTTGCCCAGAGAATGATTGCTCATGCACTGGGTCAAAGAATTCATACAAAGAATCAGAATGGTTTGGCTACTGACAGTATAAAGGATAGAGGCCTCAAAGATGAATTGAATGCTCAAGATAAGAACAGTGAAGTGTCCAATCTCACGAAAGATTCTGAAGAGTTTTTACACCTAAGAAGGAATTCAAACAGCAGAATAAGAAACACTAGCAGTTCTAATGCATCCTCGTATAATAAAAGGAATGATCAAACACCAGTTGACAAAGAGTTGCCTCTATTCTCTCAAGATAGAAAACAAGGGCAAAGTGTAAATAAAGACTATATGAAAATGGAGCACTTGGGAGCTGCAAAGAGAATGTTTGCGCATGCTTTAGGAGTTCAATCTGGGAAGGATGGTTCAGTTCCTAGAAGAAGTgaagaaataaagaagaattaa
- the LOC137818760 gene encoding uncharacterized protein isoform X2, with protein MITLDGILELEPMNSYNRLLLHRLAEIFGFAHESVGEGEDRHLILERCPDTSIPPILVSDILWKYDDEPQSLVTSHQILRRSEASPVSQTNKASFSKSLEERKAAYLIARERIFSVKLEEVKEPGEQKPRSVPVVAQRMIAHALGQRIHTKNQNGLATDSIKDRGLKDELNAQDKNSEVSNLTKDSEEFLHLRRNSNSRIRNTSSSNASSYNKRNDQTPVDKELPLFSQDRKQGQSVNKDYMKMEHLGAAKRMFAHALGVQSGKDGSVPRRSEEIKKN; from the exons ATGATCACACTAG ATGGGATCTTGGAATTGGAGCCAATGAACTCTTACAATCGTCTTCTCTTGCATCGCCTTGCTGAAATATTTGG GTTTGCACATGAATCTGTTGGTGAAGGAGAGGACCGTCATTTGATTCTGGAGAGATGTCCAGATACGTCCAT ACCTCCAATCCTTGTTAGTGATATCCTATGGAAGTATGATGATGAACCTCAATCTTTGGTTACTTCCCACCAAATATTAAGGAGAAGCGAAGCCTCTCCAG TCTCGCAGACAAACAAGGCGTCCTTTTCAAAGTCATTGGAGGAGAGAAAAGCAGCTTACTTAATTGCTCGTGAGCGAATTTTCTCTGTGAAGTTGGAAGAGGTGAAAGAGCCTGGTGAACAAAAGCCTCGGAGTGTGCCTGTGGTTGCCCAGAGAATGATTGCTCATGCACTGGGTCAAAGAATTCATACAAAGAATCAGAATGGTTTGGCTACTGACAGTATAAAGGATAGAGGCCTCAAAGATGAATTGAATGCTCAAGATAAGAACAGTGAAGTGTCCAATCTCACGAAAGATTCTGAAGAGTTTTTACACCTAAGAAGGAATTCAAACAGCAGAATAAGAAACACTAGCAGTTCTAATGCATCCTCGTATAATAAAAGGAATGATCAAACACCAGTTGACAAAGAGTTGCCTCTATTCTCTCAAGATAGAAAACAAGGGCAAAGTGTAAATAAAGACTATATGAAAATGGAGCACTTGGGAGCTGCAAAGAGAATGTTTGCGCATGCTTTAGGAGTTCAATCTGGGAAGGATGGTTCAGTTCCTAGAAGAAGTgaagaaataaagaagaattaa